In the Ilumatobacteraceae bacterium genome, one interval contains:
- the rplK gene encoding 50S ribosomal protein L11 → MAKKKVAAIVKIQIEAGKASPAPPVGTALGPHGIAIMDFVKAYNAKTEAQAGTVVPTEITIYEDRTFDFILKTPPAPVLIRKALGLDKAANNPGSETVGTITDAQIEEIAKIKMPDLNANDIEAAKQQIRGTARSMGIAVG, encoded by the coding sequence ATGGCAAAGAAGAAAGTCGCTGCGATCGTCAAGATCCAGATCGAGGCCGGCAAGGCGAGCCCCGCGCCGCCCGTGGGTACCGCGCTCGGACCGCACGGCATCGCGATCATGGACTTCGTCAAGGCGTACAACGCCAAGACCGAGGCCCAGGCCGGCACCGTGGTGCCGACCGAGATCACGATCTACGAAGACCGCACCTTCGACTTCATCCTGAAGACGCCGCCGGCCCCCGTGCTGATCCGCAAGGCGCTCGGCCTCGACAAGGCCGCCAACAATCCGGGTTCCGAGACCGTCGGCACGATCACCGACGCGCAGATCGAAGAGATCGCGAAGATCAAGATGCCCGACCTGAACGCGAACGACATCGAAGCCGCCAAGCAGCAGATCCGCGGCACCGCCCGCTCGATGGGGATTGCGGTCGGCTGA
- the rplA gene encoding 50S ribosomal protein L1 encodes MSGKKYTDSLKKFDREQFYGPIDAVRLAKETATAKFEENLDVVFRLGVDPRKADQMVRGTVALPSGTGKDVRVAVFAQGEAADAARAAGADLVGADDLAATIEGGEMEFDIAIATPDMMPTVGRLGRVLGPRGLMPNPKTGTVTTDVGKAVEEFKGGKVEYRTDRYGNVHVQLGRASFEQEQLDANFRAVLEEIQRAKPASAKGRYIKKITVSATMGPGVRVDINRLKVEQD; translated from the coding sequence ATGTCCGGTAAGAAGTACACAGATTCACTGAAGAAGTTCGATCGGGAGCAGTTCTACGGCCCCATCGACGCAGTCCGGCTCGCCAAGGAGACCGCCACCGCGAAGTTCGAGGAGAACCTCGACGTCGTGTTCCGCCTCGGTGTCGACCCCCGCAAGGCCGACCAGATGGTCCGCGGCACGGTTGCGCTGCCCTCGGGCACCGGCAAGGACGTCCGGGTCGCGGTGTTCGCGCAGGGTGAGGCCGCCGACGCCGCACGGGCTGCGGGTGCCGACCTCGTCGGTGCCGACGACCTCGCCGCCACCATCGAAGGTGGCGAGATGGAGTTCGACATCGCCATCGCGACACCCGACATGATGCCGACCGTCGGCCGCCTCGGCCGCGTGCTCGGCCCGCGTGGCTTGATGCCGAACCCCAAGACCGGCACGGTGACCACCGACGTCGGCAAGGCCGTCGAAGAGTTCAAGGGCGGCAAGGTCGAGTACCGCACCGACCGTTACGGCAACGTCCACGTGCAACTCGGCCGAGCTTCGTTCGAGCAGGAGCAGCTCGACGCCAACTTCCGTGCCGTGCTCGAGGAGATTCAGCGCGCCAAGCCGGCGTCGGCCAAGGGCCGCTACATCAAGAAGATCACGGTCTCGGCGACGATGGGCCCCGGCGTCCGCGTCGACATCAACCGCCTCAAGGTCGAGCAGGACTGA
- a CDS encoding patatin-like phospholipase family protein: MATSEPLERFDVDPSDVARAVAECGLFASVTDEALDELRNAFDGVRLTTGQTLMVEGEPAAELYIVRHGRLRATVVGPDGADVLVGEIGKSEVVGEMAVMTDQDRAATVRAMRDTDLFRLPAESFARLVQHHPAMLRPFASVVVDRLRTAMTQPARPSLPATIVLLPVDDDDLSTFAHQLAERLTDYETVVLGADDVVGVTHPAAWLLEIENRVQISLLIADRGPTAWTRLCLRHADRVNIVANDRASAELTETERDPACAARIAEVPTHLIMRTAGRPPTTEWIRRRTLVSHVNVSATDADDLARLARVMTGTSNVLVLGGGGARGFAHFGVARAFVEAGVPIDGIIGTSAGAVVGGLLARLGDPVDAQRQMLQWFEAARWRRDLTPPSVALMSGRTMTTGLQELGGGMNIEELPINFAAVSCDLVSARPFVHDRGPMWQALRASGSVPGLFPPLAVDGMLLVDGGLVANMPSEIARNRHPNARLIAVEVGDPTGLEVGGLDGSGILNGWDRLRRRNTAPGGASLSKLLMRLTELGRQDSTDHADVVITPDVRGYGLTDTKRAREIAERGYEAGRAAVAELAATA; encoded by the coding sequence ATGGCGACCTCTGAGCCACTCGAACGTTTCGACGTCGACCCGAGCGATGTCGCGCGAGCCGTCGCCGAGTGCGGCCTGTTCGCCTCGGTCACCGACGAGGCGCTCGACGAACTCCGGAACGCCTTCGACGGCGTCCGGTTGACGACCGGACAGACGCTGATGGTCGAGGGCGAACCGGCCGCCGAGCTGTACATCGTTCGACACGGTCGATTGCGGGCCACGGTGGTGGGGCCTGACGGCGCCGACGTCCTCGTCGGCGAGATCGGCAAGAGCGAAGTCGTCGGCGAGATGGCCGTGATGACCGACCAGGATCGGGCCGCCACGGTCCGGGCGATGCGCGACACCGACCTGTTCCGGCTCCCGGCCGAGTCGTTCGCTCGCCTCGTCCAGCACCACCCGGCGATGCTCCGCCCGTTCGCCTCGGTCGTCGTCGATCGACTCCGCACCGCGATGACGCAGCCCGCCCGGCCCTCGCTGCCGGCGACCATCGTGTTGCTCCCGGTCGACGACGACGACCTGTCGACCTTCGCGCACCAACTCGCTGAACGGCTGACCGACTACGAGACGGTGGTGCTCGGGGCCGACGATGTCGTCGGCGTCACCCACCCGGCAGCCTGGCTCCTCGAGATCGAGAACCGCGTCCAGATCTCGCTGCTCATCGCCGACCGGGGACCGACCGCGTGGACCCGCCTCTGTCTGCGCCACGCGGATCGGGTCAACATCGTCGCGAACGACAGGGCGAGCGCCGAACTCACCGAGACCGAACGCGATCCGGCGTGCGCGGCCCGTATCGCCGAGGTGCCGACCCACCTGATCATGCGCACGGCCGGACGCCCACCGACGACCGAGTGGATCCGCCGGCGAACCCTCGTCTCGCACGTGAACGTCTCGGCGACCGACGCCGACGATCTCGCGCGCCTCGCCCGGGTGATGACGGGGACCTCGAACGTGCTCGTGCTCGGGGGCGGCGGGGCCCGTGGCTTCGCGCACTTCGGCGTGGCGCGCGCGTTCGTCGAGGCCGGCGTGCCGATCGACGGCATCATCGGCACGAGTGCCGGCGCCGTCGTCGGGGGCCTCCTCGCCCGGCTGGGCGACCCGGTCGACGCCCAACGCCAGATGCTGCAGTGGTTCGAAGCCGCCCGCTGGCGGCGCGACCTCACACCACCCAGCGTCGCCCTGATGTCGGGGCGCACGATGACGACCGGGCTCCAAGAACTCGGTGGCGGCATGAACATCGAGGAACTCCCGATCAACTTCGCCGCGGTCTCGTGCGACCTCGTGTCCGCTCGGCCGTTCGTCCACGACCGTGGTCCGATGTGGCAGGCGCTTCGTGCGAGCGGCTCGGTTCCCGGGCTCTTCCCGCCGCTCGCCGTCGACGGCATGCTGCTGGTCGACGGTGGGCTGGTGGCCAACATGCCATCGGAGATCGCCCGGAACCGGCATCCGAACGCTCGCCTCATCGCGGTCGAGGTCGGCGACCCGACGGGGCTCGAGGTCGGTGGCCTCGACGGGTCGGGGATCCTCAACGGCTGGGACCGGCTCAGACGCCGGAACACCGCTCCGGGTGGGGCATCGCTGTCGAAACTGCTGATGCGCCTGACCGAGCTCGGTCGGCAGGACTCGACCGACCACGCCGACGTGGTCATCACCCCCGACGTGCGTGGCTACGGGCTGACCGACACGAAGCGGGCCAGGGAGATCGCCGAGCGCGGGTACGAGGCTGGGCGCGCCGCGGTCGCCGAACTCGCGGCGACGGCCTGA
- a CDS encoding ATP-binding cassette domain-containing protein yields MSDLIIDDLTVEYDAGEYSVRPLDGFSMHADDGELAVLLGPSGCGKTTLLSCLGGILTPSAGTIRWGDTDVAALTGTELTTYRQSEVGIVFQSFNLVPSLDALGNVTAPLRAAGWSSKRATARGTELLDHVGLGERMHHRPSQLSGGQQQRVSLARALAHDPSLIIADEPTASLDYIQVEGVLRLLRELAAPGRVVVVATHDDRLLPLADRIIEMVPRFHEHASEPVVTELATGDLLFEQGSRGQLIYLIDAGEIRIERERPDHHTELLATLGPGEHFGEMGPLFDLPRSATARAGGPTVVTGYTPEQFRSHVGAERLTDLIRHDGDL; encoded by the coding sequence ATGTCCGATCTGATCATCGACGACCTGACGGTCGAGTACGACGCCGGCGAGTACAGCGTGCGACCACTCGACGGATTCTCCATGCACGCCGACGACGGTGAGCTGGCGGTGCTGCTCGGTCCGAGCGGGTGCGGCAAGACCACCTTGCTGTCCTGCCTCGGCGGCATCCTCACGCCGTCGGCCGGCACGATCCGCTGGGGCGACACCGACGTGGCGGCCCTCACCGGAACCGAGCTCACGACCTACCGGCAGAGCGAGGTCGGCATCGTGTTCCAGTCGTTCAACCTGGTCCCGAGCCTCGACGCCCTCGGCAATGTCACCGCACCCCTGCGAGCTGCCGGGTGGTCGTCGAAACGGGCGACCGCCCGCGGCACCGAGTTGCTCGACCACGTCGGTCTCGGCGAGCGGATGCACCACCGGCCGTCGCAGCTGTCGGGAGGTCAGCAACAGCGCGTGTCGCTGGCACGGGCGCTCGCGCACGATCCGTCGCTGATCATCGCCGACGAACCGACCGCCAGCCTCGACTACATCCAGGTCGAGGGCGTCCTCCGGCTCCTCCGCGAGCTCGCGGCGCCGGGACGTGTGGTCGTCGTGGCCACCCACGACGACCGACTGCTCCCCCTGGCCGACCGGATCATCGAGATGGTCCCCCGCTTCCACGAGCATGCGTCCGAGCCGGTCGTGACCGAACTCGCAACCGGCGACCTGCTGTTCGAGCAGGGATCGCGCGGCCAGTTGATCTATCTGATCGATGCCGGTGAGATCCGAATCGAGCGGGAGCGGCCCGACCATCACACCGAGTTGCTCGCGACGCTCGGCCCTGGCGAGCACTTCGGCGAGATGGGCCCACTGTTCGATCTCCCGAGGTCCGCCACCGCCCGCGCCGGCGGCCCCACGGTCGTCACCGGGTACACACCCGAACAGTTCCGGTCCCACGTCGGCGCCGAGCGCCTCACCGATCTGATCCGACACGATGGCGACCTCTGA
- a CDS encoding ABC transporter permease yields MLNWGFVWMVAWPDFRSRLTRFMVIGLGMALVMAVTLLLAAFSEGFRLRSERLLDVFDADRYVVASGSSGPMTATTPLPASLVGEIAEADGVETRSLFLIPTAILTGGAPQGVIVVGSNGDEPGFRLVDGRRVGGPGEAVVDEEILGLATGERFVLAGEEFTVVGRSEHATWDIANAGVFIDRRQALDLFAGGADVVTAVAVDGDGEIGALPAGVEVQTRADGFDDVLNRTAAAKRSIDSFTFTLWALAIVIVGAVLYLAAIERIRDFAIFKATGASDLDLVVGLGLQAAMVGAIAGVLSIGLAHLMKPVYPGLLSLPLRVAWPVIPVAVVIAVLSSIVGVRRAIRVDPSQAFG; encoded by the coding sequence GTGCTGAACTGGGGATTCGTGTGGATGGTGGCATGGCCGGACTTCCGGTCACGCCTGACGCGATTCATGGTGATCGGGCTGGGCATGGCCCTGGTGATGGCGGTCACGCTGCTGCTGGCCGCGTTCTCCGAAGGCTTCCGGCTGCGCAGTGAGCGACTCCTCGACGTCTTCGACGCCGACCGGTACGTCGTCGCGAGTGGGAGTTCCGGCCCGATGACCGCGACCACTCCCCTGCCGGCGTCGCTCGTCGGCGAGATCGCCGAGGCCGACGGGGTCGAGACCCGTTCGCTGTTCTTGATCCCGACCGCGATCCTCACCGGGGGAGCTCCGCAGGGTGTCATCGTCGTGGGGTCGAACGGCGACGAGCCCGGCTTCCGACTCGTCGACGGCCGACGCGTCGGCGGCCCCGGCGAGGCCGTCGTCGACGAAGAGATCCTCGGGCTCGCGACCGGTGAGCGGTTCGTCCTGGCCGGCGAGGAGTTCACCGTCGTCGGTCGATCCGAACACGCGACGTGGGACATCGCGAACGCCGGGGTGTTCATCGATCGGCGACAAGCTCTCGACCTGTTCGCCGGCGGCGCCGACGTCGTCACCGCGGTCGCCGTCGACGGCGACGGCGAGATCGGTGCACTTCCCGCCGGCGTCGAAGTCCAGACCCGGGCCGACGGATTCGACGACGTCCTGAATCGGACCGCTGCCGCGAAGCGGTCGATCGACTCGTTCACGTTCACGCTGTGGGCACTCGCGATCGTGATCGTGGGTGCTGTCCTCTACCTGGCTGCGATCGAACGCATTCGCGACTTCGCGATCTTCAAGGCCACCGGCGCTTCCGACCTCGACCTCGTGGTCGGGCTCGGGCTGCAGGCGGCGATGGTCGGCGCGATCGCCGGCGTGCTCTCCATCGGCCTGGCGCACCTCATGAAGCCGGTGTACCCCGGGCTGCTGTCGCTCCCACTCCGTGTCGCCTGGCCGGTCATCCCGGTGGCCGTGGTGATCGCTGTCCTGTCGAGCATCGTGGGTGTCCGCCGCGCGATCCGAGTCGACCCGAGCCAGGCGTTCGGGTGA
- the rplJ gene encoding 50S ribosomal protein L10, translating into MSETDTPSTREPRADKVAIVEEITAKLNDARAVFVTEYRGMTVPAMAEVRNALRPADAQHVIYKNTLTRIAVKNAGIEGLDEHLLGPTALTFVNGDVAGAAKALRDTAKTQPALIIKGGVLGSAALSADDVKALADLPSREELLAKFAGALQAPLVKTAGLLQALPRNFAYGLSALIEKQDA; encoded by the coding sequence ATGAGTGAAACAGACACCCCGTCGACACGCGAACCACGTGCCGACAAGGTTGCCATCGTCGAGGAGATCACCGCCAAGCTGAACGACGCTCGGGCGGTCTTCGTGACGGAGTATCGCGGGATGACCGTGCCAGCGATGGCCGAGGTCCGCAACGCGCTTCGCCCCGCCGACGCCCAGCACGTGATCTACAAGAACACGCTGACGCGTATCGCGGTGAAGAACGCCGGCATCGAGGGTCTCGACGAACACCTGCTCGGCCCCACGGCCCTGACGTTCGTCAACGGTGACGTCGCCGGTGCCGCGAAGGCGCTGCGTGACACGGCCAAGACCCAGCCTGCCCTGATCATCAAGGGTGGCGTGCTCGGCTCGGCCGCGCTGTCGGCCGACGACGTCAAGGCCCTGGCCGATCTGCCGTCGCGCGAGGAGTTGCTGGCGAAGTTCGCCGGTGCGCTGCAAGCGCCGCTGGTCAAGACCGCCGGCCTGTTGCAGGCCCTGCCACGCAACTTCGCCTACGGCCTCAGCGCCCTCATCGAGAAGCAGGACGCCTGA
- the rplL gene encoding 50S ribosomal protein L7/L12 translates to MATKDEILDAISNMTVIELKELLDAFEEKFEVTAAAPVAVAAAGAPAAGGEEAAAEQDEFDVVLTEAGGQKIQVIKAVRELTSLGLKEAKDLVDGAPKPILEKADKAAADAAKAKLEEAGATVELK, encoded by the coding sequence ATGGCAACCAAGGACGAGATTCTCGACGCCATTTCCAACATGACCGTCATCGAGCTCAAGGAGCTCCTCGACGCCTTCGAAGAGAAGTTCGAAGTCACCGCAGCCGCCCCCGTGGCGGTCGCAGCAGCCGGTGCGCCGGCCGCTGGTGGCGAAGAAGCCGCTGCCGAGCAGGACGAGTTCGACGTTGTCCTCACCGAGGCCGGCGGCCAGAAGATCCAGGTGATCAAGGCCGTGCGCGAGCTGACGAGCCTGGGCCTCAAGGAGGCCAAGGACCTCGTCGACGGCGCACCGAAGCCGATCCTCGAGAAGGCCGACAAGGCAGCCGCCGATGCGGCCAAGGCCAAGCTCGAAGAGGCCGGCGCCACCGTCGAACTCAAGTGA
- a CDS encoding pentapeptide repeat-containing protein has product MNGGAEFVGVLAALRPSGSRSGRSSARFALGMVVAVVAASCSGGDGASPSTNTPGSTSSVAITEPDAPGSSTTTPTDPGTPTTMPASTTTAATASTASTTTATTVPPEPYRAGVVFDDPVEVLSVRPGLVGQAYSVAIAPFHIADLGEELWVIGGRWNSSVAARSFDDGRTWTEVSFAAPPATGETIVEHVARGADGRYVAIARRETSCELFEEIEGGFTRHFVCKQRRPVVFVSDDGANWTESTPAGLAPPDGSSLRINDLITVGDRFVAAGTVEGSAWRAVLFSSPDGLTWTAERSIVGADSNPMSSKALAYDGSTLVFIANESPCAGVNFNTAGWDLGAGVAKHGRIFVGADVDSLTLQQPSDHPLAAAPFVPPDPANPCGPVDGVPFNFAGVSPGFDLELIDGALTVFENGRTREQRDQLEAARDADDEELYNELVTSIGTRRWAQLVDGEWVVTDIVGVNVDRAASWATSLGSNSYTAVVSGGPASIRTLTGGPPVHDVFTVTDDVPAQVRSTIPIAVTRPIGTVGVDGGYLLFGVQARDPFLPYVPGDPARVVAWRATSGEGPPLDTCALEPGGYCVFSDLRQHPDYPDFSGRDLSGVDLTGTDIGEAVFDGADLSGASLRLVTSDRNPDASFVGADLTGAQAQRAEMGDISGALVDGASFVDSEILRADGVDFSNTAMFEANLWDLTGVTFGNTDLTGARLDVVDTLPDLTAFNYETIWITVNPSAEGSLELDLSGLDLTGVTVSGGLSSDPAVVTSLDGTVLTDTVFRSVDLTQIDPTIDLSTVNMQFGVICPDGGEPDGLPRSCDRDP; this is encoded by the coding sequence GTGAACGGCGGCGCAGAGTTCGTCGGAGTATTGGCGGCACTCCGGCCGAGCGGATCCCGATCCGGTCGCTCGAGCGCTCGGTTCGCCCTCGGCATGGTCGTCGCGGTGGTCGCGGCTTCGTGCAGCGGTGGCGACGGTGCCTCCCCGTCCACGAACACGCCGGGCTCGACAAGTTCGGTCGCGATCACCGAGCCGGACGCACCTGGGTCATCCACGACGACGCCGACCGACCCGGGGACGCCGACCACGATGCCGGCGTCCACCACCACGGCGGCCACGGCGTCGACGGCGTCCACGACCACGGCGACCACGGTGCCGCCGGAGCCGTATCGGGCTGGTGTGGTGTTCGACGATCCGGTCGAGGTGTTGTCGGTGCGCCCTGGTCTCGTCGGACAGGCGTATTCGGTTGCGATTGCTCCATTTCACATCGCCGATCTGGGGGAAGAACTCTGGGTCATCGGCGGCCGGTGGAACAGCTCGGTCGCGGCCCGGTCGTTCGACGACGGCCGGACCTGGACCGAGGTGTCGTTCGCGGCTCCGCCTGCGACCGGCGAGACGATCGTCGAGCACGTGGCGCGAGGTGCCGATGGGCGCTACGTGGCGATCGCCAGGCGGGAGACGTCGTGCGAACTGTTCGAGGAGATCGAGGGCGGGTTCACCCGCCATTTCGTCTGCAAACAACGCCGCCCGGTCGTCTTCGTGAGCGACGACGGCGCCAACTGGACCGAATCGACTCCGGCAGGCCTCGCACCGCCCGACGGTTCGTCGCTGCGCATCAACGACCTCATCACCGTCGGCGACCGCTTCGTCGCTGCCGGCACGGTCGAAGGCTCGGCATGGCGTGCGGTGCTGTTCTCGTCGCCCGACGGACTCACGTGGACCGCCGAACGCTCGATCGTCGGCGCCGACAGCAACCCGATGAGCTCGAAGGCGCTGGCGTACGACGGCTCGACGCTGGTGTTCATCGCCAACGAGTCCCCGTGCGCCGGGGTGAACTTCAACACCGCCGGCTGGGACCTCGGCGCGGGGGTCGCGAAGCACGGTCGGATCTTCGTGGGCGCCGATGTCGACTCGTTGACCCTGCAGCAGCCGAGTGACCATCCGCTCGCCGCCGCGCCGTTCGTGCCGCCCGACCCTGCGAACCCGTGCGGTCCGGTCGACGGGGTCCCCTTCAACTTCGCGGGAGTCAGCCCTGGGTTCGACCTCGAGCTGATCGACGGGGCGTTGACCGTGTTCGAGAACGGCCGAACGCGGGAACAGCGCGACCAACTCGAAGCCGCGCGCGACGCCGACGACGAGGAGCTGTACAACGAACTCGTGACGAGCATCGGGACGCGTCGCTGGGCCCAGTTGGTCGACGGCGAGTGGGTCGTGACTGACATCGTCGGCGTCAACGTGGACAGGGCGGCCTCCTGGGCGACATCGCTCGGGAGCAACTCGTACACGGCCGTCGTCTCGGGCGGGCCGGCATCCATCAGGACCTTGACGGGCGGCCCCCCGGTGCACGACGTCTTCACCGTGACCGACGACGTCCCCGCACAGGTGCGGTCGACCATCCCGATCGCGGTCACTCGGCCGATCGGCACGGTCGGGGTCGACGGTGGCTACCTGCTGTTCGGTGTTCAGGCCCGCGACCCGTTCCTCCCGTATGTGCCGGGCGACCCGGCGAGGGTGGTCGCGTGGCGCGCCACCTCAGGTGAGGGGCCGCCGCTCGACACGTGCGCCCTCGAACCGGGCGGGTACTGCGTGTTCAGCGACCTGAGACAACACCCGGACTACCCCGACTTCTCGGGCCGCGACCTGTCCGGCGTCGATCTCACCGGTACCGACATCGGCGAGGCGGTCTTCGACGGTGCCGACCTGTCGGGGGCATCGCTTCGGCTGGTCACCAGCGACCGCAATCCCGACGCGAGCTTCGTCGGTGCCGACCTGACCGGCGCGCAGGCGCAGCGTGCCGAGATGGGCGACATCTCGGGTGCGCTGGTCGACGGTGCCAGCTTCGTCGACAGCGAGATACTGCGCGCCGACGGGGTCGACTTCTCCAACACGGCCATGTTCGAAGCGAACCTCTGGGACCTCACCGGGGTGACGTTCGGCAACACCGACCTCACCGGTGCCCGGCTGGATGTCGTCGACACCCTTCCCGACCTCACGGCGTTCAACTACGAGACGATCTGGATCACCGTCAACCCGTCGGCCGAGGGCTCGCTCGAACTCGACCTGTCCGGTCTCGACCTGACGGGGGTGACCGTCAGCGGAGGGCTGAGTTCTGACCCGGCTGTGGTCACCAGCCTCGACGGGACGGTGCTCACCGACACCGTCTTCCGGAGCGTCGACCTGACGCAGATCGACCCGACGATCGATCTCAGCACGGTGAACATGCAGTTCGGCGTGATCTGCCCCGACGGCGGCGAGCCCGACGGCCTCCCGCGCTCGTGTGACCGCGACCCGTGA
- a CDS encoding phosphotransferase, whose translation MLIDDPVLPAAAHLTSAAAADALGAAVESSGAELVACRPRHVQYRPGFDLIVRYDATIRRHGREHHDTLIAATTAAGPPPGTVPVEATTDAGDHLIVGVWRWPFDPMLTALERAVTPGRAEALLGEVVSGPVALEVVAYRPTERAVVRTTDAMGRVRYVKLTAPDTTAALVDRHVRLGGAGVPVPEVLAADLELGWLAMTELAGPTLRERLKTGTPPWPRPEGFVDVIERIRSVELTDAAPRRPRCLDAGGHARMLASVMPAERHRLDELIERFEPLAEQALARHGPTVHGDLHEGQLVVDTDSIIGVLDIDDVGPGDPVDDMATVIGHLRYRAGAAVDGTGPAIDRYADELWRGFTVRTDPVELDTVTAAVLVGLATGPFRIQQDDWATVVRGRLDLAERLLDTAGVGPIGDCGRDGTCERR comes from the coding sequence GTGCTCATCGATGACCCCGTGCTCCCCGCGGCCGCGCATCTGACGAGTGCCGCAGCGGCGGATGCACTCGGTGCCGCCGTCGAGTCGAGTGGCGCCGAGCTGGTCGCCTGCCGCCCACGCCACGTGCAGTACCGACCCGGGTTCGATCTGATCGTGCGCTACGACGCCACGATCCGTCGCCACGGTCGGGAACACCACGACACCTTGATCGCAGCCACCACCGCCGCCGGTCCCCCGCCCGGCACCGTGCCGGTCGAGGCCACGACCGACGCGGGCGACCACCTGATCGTCGGGGTCTGGCGGTGGCCGTTCGACCCCATGTTGACGGCGCTCGAACGTGCCGTGACGCCCGGTCGCGCCGAGGCGCTGCTCGGCGAGGTGGTCTCTGGCCCGGTCGCACTCGAGGTGGTCGCCTATCGACCGACCGAACGAGCAGTCGTACGGACGACCGATGCCATGGGACGCGTGCGGTACGTCAAGCTCACCGCGCCCGACACGACGGCCGCGCTCGTCGATCGCCACGTCCGACTCGGTGGCGCCGGGGTCCCCGTCCCGGAGGTGCTGGCCGCCGACCTCGAGCTCGGCTGGTTGGCGATGACCGAACTCGCAGGACCGACGTTGCGCGAACGGCTGAAGACGGGCACGCCGCCCTGGCCGCGGCCGGAGGGGTTCGTCGACGTGATCGAGCGGATTCGATCGGTCGAGCTCACGGATGCCGCTCCCCGACGGCCACGGTGCCTCGACGCCGGCGGTCATGCCCGCATGCTCGCGAGCGTCATGCCGGCCGAACGGCACCGCCTCGACGAGTTGATCGAGCGCTTCGAGCCACTCGCCGAACAGGCACTCGCCCGGCACGGCCCGACGGTGCACGGCGACCTTCACGAGGGGCAACTGGTGGTCGACACCGACAGCATCATCGGTGTGCTCGACATCGACGACGTCGGTCCCGGCGACCCCGTCGACGACATGGCGACCGTGATCGGCCACCTCCGGTATCGCGCCGGCGCGGCCGTCGACGGCACCGGGCCCGCGATCGACAGGTATGCGGACGAACTGTGGCGAGGGTTCACGGTCCGCACCGACCCCGTCGAACTCGACACGGTCACCGCAGCCGTGCTCGTCGGCCTCGCCACCGGACCGTTCCGCATCCAGCAGGACGACTGGGCCACGGTCGTCCGCGGACGGCTCGACCTCGCCGAGCGGCTGCTCGACACGGCGGGGGTCGGACCGATCGGTGACTGCGGACGAGATGGGACGTGCGAACGAAGATGA
- a CDS encoding response regulator transcription factor, whose translation MTRILIAEDESRIVSFLEKGLRSNGYSTVAVTSGTDAAALARDEAFDLMILDLGLPGLDGREVLRAVRGRGERLPVIVLTARNGVDDTVGSLEEGADDYVTKPFRFEELLARVRLRLRDDVADDTTVLSAGGVSLDLRSRRATADDRTIELTAREFALLETFLRHPGQVLDREQLLSHVWGYDFDPGSNVVDVYVRYLRKKLGDGVINTVRGMGYRLET comes from the coding sequence ATGACACGCATCCTGATCGCCGAGGACGAGTCCCGAATCGTGTCGTTCCTCGAGAAAGGACTGCGGTCGAACGGGTACAGCACGGTCGCGGTCACGAGCGGTACCGACGCCGCCGCCCTCGCCCGCGACGAAGCGTTCGACCTGATGATCCTCGACCTCGGTCTGCCCGGTCTCGACGGTCGGGAGGTGCTGCGCGCCGTCCGCGGCCGAGGCGAACGCCTCCCGGTGATCGTGCTGACCGCGCGCAACGGCGTCGACGACACCGTCGGAAGCCTCGAAGAAGGCGCCGACGACTACGTCACGAAGCCGTTCCGGTTCGAGGAGCTGCTGGCTCGCGTCCGCCTCCGCCTGCGTGACGACGTGGCCGACGACACCACCGTCCTGAGCGCGGGTGGGGTGTCGCTTGATCTTCGCTCCCGACGGGCCACCGCGGACGACCGCACGATCGAGCTGACCGCACGCGAGTTCGCACTCCTCGAGACGTTCCTCCGCCATCCCGGCCAGGTGCTCGATCGCGAGCAGCTGCTCAGTCACGTCTGGGGCTACGACTTCGACCCGGGTTCCAACGTCGTCGACGTCTACGTTCGCTACCTGCGCAAGAAGCTCGGCGACGGCGTGATCAACACGGTCCGCGGGATGGGGTACCGGCTCGAGACCTGA